A window of the Miscanthus floridulus cultivar M001 chromosome 14, ASM1932011v1, whole genome shotgun sequence genome harbors these coding sequences:
- the LOC136504315 gene encoding DNA-directed RNA polymerase V subunit 5A-like, producing the protein MQSKIMSKARESIKEIFPFKVYTFQIAELLVNITKHVLKPKHEVLTAEEKVKLLKDYNIVDSQLPRILESDAVAHYHGFGKGTVVKVTYDSELTGNHVTYRCTF; encoded by the exons ATGCAGAGCAAAATAATGTCTAAAGCCAGAGAGTCCATCAAGGAGATCTTCCCATTTAAAGTTTACACATTCCAG ATCGCAGAATTACTGGTGAACATCACTAAGCATGTCCTGAAGCCCAAGCATGAAGTGTTGACTGCAGAGGAGAAGGTCAAGCTCCTGAAGGACTACAATATCGTGGACTCACAG TTGCCTCGCATTCTGGAGAGTGATGCAGTTGCTCACTACCACGGATTTGGCAAAGGAACTGTTGTTAAAGTTACATATGACAGCGAGCTTACCGGGAACCATGTGACATACCGGTGTACTTTCTGA
- the LOC136504314 gene encoding two-component response regulator ORR9-like, producing the protein MPTSPSTHTSCLSSSTTLASCSSALLLQSVMAAVATETPFHVLAVDDSLPDRKLIERLLKTSSFQVTTVDSGSKALQFLGLHDEHSPVPVHTDQLDVAVNLIITDYCMPGMTGYDLLKKIKESSSLRDIPVVIMSSENIPSRINRCLEEGADEFFLKPVRLSDMNKLKPHILKSRCREHYHQEQHQQSDSNSDECSNPTNTSSSSDSSSSDSSSNRKRKAADNEEILPQTNRSRHS; encoded by the exons ATGCCAACAAGCCCAAGCACACACACCTCCTGCCTTTCTTCTTCTACAACTCTTGCTTCCTGCAGCTCTGCTCTCTTGCTTCAATCGGTCATGGCGGCGGTGGCCACAGAGACTCCGTTCCATGTCCTGGCGGTGGACGACAGCCTCCCGGACAGGAAGCTCATCGAGAGGCTCCTCAAGACCTCTTCCTTCCAAG TGACCACTGTGGACTCAGGGAGCAAGGCGCTGCAGTTCCTGGGGCTCCATGATGAGCACAGCCCTGTTCCTGTCCACACAGACCAGCtg GATGTGGCGGTGAACCTGATCATCACTGACTACTGCATGCCCGGCATGACAGGATACGACCTGCTCAAGAAGATCAAG GAGTCGTCGTCTCTCAGAGATATCCCAGTGGTGATCATGTCCTCTGAGAACATTCCTTCAAGGATCAATAG GTGCCTGGAGGAAGGAGCTGATGAGTTCTTCCTGAAACCAGTACGGCTATCAGACATGAACAAGCTCAAGCCCCACATACTGAAAAGCAGATGCAGAGAGCACTATCACCAGGAACAGCATCAGCAAAGTGACAGCAACAGTGACGAATGCAGTAACCCCACaaacaccagcagcagcagcgataGCAGCAGCAGCGATAGCAGCAGCAACCGCAAGAGAAAGGCAGCAGACAACGAAGAAATCTTGCCCCAGACAAATAGATCAAGGCATAGTTAG